The Anopheles moucheti chromosome 3, idAnoMoucSN_F20_07, whole genome shotgun sequence genome contains the following window.
CGGCTTCACAGCAGTGGATAATTAGGTCATTGTTGCGCGTCGAGAACCTGTTTCGTTGTGCGAGCTGTTGCGTGGTTGCGTCTTGATCGTCATGTCGGAACTCACCACGATCTTTCACGGAGTGctcgtgtttgttttgtttgccgcgTATCTACAGTGGTTGATGAAGCGATGGCAGCTGAGCCAGATATTCGAAAAAATACCGGGCCCGAAAGCTTACCCGATAATAGGCACGATGTACTCATTTTTCGGCAAAAAGCGACATGGTAAGCTGTTAAGGTTTAATTGCTATTTATTTTGGcgtataaaaacatgtttcaattttaataatttgattaaaatacATTCGTGAATGATTTATTGCAGAGATTTTCTATCTGCTGGATGAAAGGACTCGCACCTACCCCAACATTCATCGTGTATGGACGGGCATGACTCCTGAGGTGCGCATCAGTAAGGCCGAATACGTTGAGCAGGTCATCGGTTCCAGCAAAAACATCGAAAAGGCCACCATGTATCGCTTCCTGCACGATTGGCTCGGGAATGGACTGCTCACCTCCAAAGGTACGCGAACCCGTCGTCAACGATATCCATTGATTGACAATGTCATTTTCTTTCGCACTGTCTTGCGGCTTCAACACGTTCCCAAATTCCCCACAAAACCGGTATGCAACAGGTGAGCGTTGGCATCAGCACCGTAAGCTCATCACACCGACCTTCCACTTTAACATCCTCGACGGGTTCTGTGACGTGTTCGCGGAGAACAGCCAGGAGCTGGTGGAGCACTTGCAGCCGCACGCCGACACCGGCAAACCGGTCAACATGTATCCGTTTATCACGAAGGCGGCACTGGACATCATTTGCGGTAAGTGTCGCACGTAAGTGATTATGGCAGCAAAAGGGGATGACAGCGGACTACAGCACGGATCAATCGGCTTGGCAGCGTTCCAATTGCGAATTCACCAAGATCGGCCCGAACCCCCCGGGTTTGATGTACGAGTGCGGGATTTTCGGGGGATTGTTTCGCGTGATGCGTCCATTGTTAGCATGCCCTTTAATGGATTGTTTGTGCTATTTgttatctctctttctctctttctttctccatCCGTTTCGGTTCTACATGTTGCTTAATGCACGGAAGAAACCGCCATGGGTGTAAAGGTAAATGCTCAGAGCGAAGGAGAAGAGAACGACTACGTCAAGGCTGTCTGCGAGTAAGAACCGATTCTGGGTTGTCGTTGCGTGATGTGCTCGAAACGCACTGCAACTGTACGTTTTCGTGTTATCTGTTGCAGGCTTAGCAGACTGTTTGTTGAGCGTATGGTGCGTCCCTGGTTGCACTTGGACTTTATTTGGCTACGATCACGCTTTGCCGCACGCTACACGAATGCACTGGACACCGTGCATACCTATTCTCGGGAGGTAAGGTTGCACGGCACGACTTTGCTAATGGATTGAGTAATTCATCATGGCACAATGAATGCACAGGTCATTCGGGACAGGAAAGCGGCATTAGAATCGGCCCAGCCAAATGTCCATCCCGAAACGCGCGATGGTGAAACGTTCGGTGCTAGAAAGCGAATGGCGTTCCTTGATCTGCTGCTGCAAGCCAACCAGGCGCACAACATCATGAACGACGAGGACGTGCGTGAAGAGGTGGACACATTCATGTTTGAGGTAAGTTAAATGAAGCTTTTCGGCACAATGTTTTGGTGGAATGGATGGTGGATagctttaaagaaaaaaaaattgtcacTCAAATTGTATATTATCAGgcaatttattgcaaaatgttgtttttattaagtCTTCTCAGAAGCTTCCGCAAAATAGTTGGAAAAAGTTAATGAAATATGAACTATTAATAATACCATTCTTGATATTGATTCTTGCGGTATAATCTGGTGCAAAAAGGTAGGAATTTTGTGTATTATGGCCAGTTGTTGTTCGGAAAGCACATCATCCAATACCGTCATTTGTTgttcaattttccaaccaaatgCCCCATTCAAGGAATTCGTTTTGCTACGGGGGTTAACCCTGGTACGCTAAATTACACCTCAGCGGCTCTCGATCATATCGCAGGGCAcggtcgtgttttttttttcattttctgttACCTTACCGCTGACCATTGATCGATTCGACGACCATGCACCGAACTCAATTTGCTCCCCTTTTCGACAGGGACACGACACAACGACAGCTGGTATCAGCTGGGTGCTGTTTCTGCTAGCCCTCCATCCGGACATTCAGCAGCGTGTGTACGAGGAAATTGAGTCGATTTTTCCGCCCGGTGACAACCGCCCAGCGACGATGCAGGATCTGAACGAGCTGAAGCTGCTGGAACGGTGCATCAAGGAGGCACTGCGGCTGTATCCGTCCGTGTCCTTTTTCGGTCGAACGCTCAGCGAGGACATCCAGCTCGGGGGATACCAGGTGCCGGCCGAAACCATCGTGGGAATTCATGCGTACCATGTGCATCGGGATGAAAGGTTGGTACAGCATTGAACCGTTGCCATTGGCATCGCACCCGTCCTTcatgttgatggttttttttttgttcgtgcaCACACAGGTTCTACCCCGACCCGGAGAAGTTCGATCCGGACCGGTTTCTGCCGGAAAACACCGAAAACCGTCACCCGTACGCGTACATCCCGTTCAGTGCTGGGCCAAGAAATTGCATCGGCCAAAAGTTTGCACTGCTGGAGGAGAAAAGCATTGTGTCGACCGTACTGCGCCGCTTCCGGTTGCGATCTGTGCGTACGCGCGAGGAGCAGACGATCATGCACGAACTCATTACGCGTCCAAGGGATGGCATTCTGCTTTATCTGGAGACTCGTAAACAGGGTTAAATAGGGGTTTTTTCAGTTGGGGAATGATGTttggttgatttattttgtttggaaaCATTACACGGGAATTTAGGAAAATAACAGAAGGaattgaataataaatcaCATTTTTGTACTAAACTCTTAATTGCAGTTCCTTTATCAACTTATGAATTCCAGAGAGCGATATCGAAACGACAATGGATTGTGTGTCAAAGTGCACCCTGTACGGTGATGCTCTATAACTAACCTGGATCGTCAAATAATGACAGTTTTGGCGTGTCTCAAATCAACCAAGCCATAATTGACACCCTGCCCTGTTGGCGAGATGTGTTATCTTATCGATCGACGGACGGACCACGATTAGTGGTGCCCGGCCCACCGGATGCACCCGGACCGGTAGAGAGGAAATTAAAGGACTTTGTCCGGTACCGTTTTGTAGCGTCTAATTGCTGGAATTGTGCCGGTCTGCTAAACCACGAACCGACCGAACGCTGGCTGGCAGCAGGTGGCAAATAATCCATCCCCTGTCCCATCTTTACCGAAACAGCCGCCGGGGAGCCGGGGAGCCGGGTCCTTATCGGTACAGCCCACCGAGGGTCTCAGCTGGTGTGCAACCACATTAATTGTCAGTCAACATTCTTGCACCGAGCATCCTGCAACGGATGCCAGCACCGTACGCCGCCCTTTACCGCGAGTGTTCCGACGGTTCCGACACAAGAAGCCGGGCTTGGCGGTCTGTGTCGTCGATTCTGAAGCATGCAATCACTGTAATGCCATCAATTACCGAAAGCACCTTGCTACCAGATTGCAATCAGCTTCCTGCCCACCCATCCCCTCCTGGCGGGCTGTCTTTTGTTGCCCGGGAATGGCACGTCGGATGGTCAGAGATGTCCTTCAAGAGTGCTGCTACGGACTGCTTGCAAGCttgtctctcgctctctctccccACCGAGCTGTTTCTCACTTCCGTTTCAATCGCAATTGCCGGTAGGTTCCACTGTTCACTTCCGGTGCAAACGATTCTGCACGATTCTCCCGGCCGATTTGTTCGGACAATGGCCATGTCACAACAACCGTGCGGTAGTAACCACCCCCCGTACACCCTACACTTTTCGCAGCTTTTCGTTCGCTTCCTGTACATAACTCCCGCTTTGCTGACAATTCGCTCACTCGCCACTGGCCGTGCCTCTATTGACAGTGTCATCCTTCGTGCAGCTTCTATGACatctaattttatttttcgctttgTACCTCACCTTCTCTGgagattgcaaaaaaaaaaaaaatacaggtCATTCGGAACAGGAAGGCAGCACTCAGCATTGAAGCAGAAACATAGCAATAGATAAAGAGCTGGGACGAGTAAGAGAATCTAAATTCTTGCCCTACTGGACGGGTATTGCTTGCCCCACAGCAATATCATCACTGGCAAGGGTTTTTACGCGGAATTGGAACACAATTTCGAGCTCAAAATAGATGACATGAATCTTTGCCACGAAACGAATGCTGATGGTGCACAGAAGTGAAGGAAGCATCGAAAAATTGTCTCAAATCAGCTTCTATGAACAGAAGAGCAGCACTTGGTTCCTTtgtaaattttatttgaaatatagCGAGCGAAGGGATTTCAAATAATTCCAAGGAATTTTGTTAGCTCTGGTGTAGTATCATGCGAATTACTCGTACTTTGAGATGAAATGAAAGGCACAAGGATTGTTTCAATATATTGGGTTTCTTCTGAGAACGCTAGGCTAAACGTTCTTAGATTTTAGGTTCGATCATGTGTTTGAATATTAGCGTTTCAGGCAACAAATTAAATACCTCTAAAGcctgttgtttattttgaaaatttgtcaaTCACACTATGAAGCCACAATCCATTTATTTTCCAAGTTTTCATCGAAATCTAGGAGCTTTTTCTCCCGTATCTAAACCACACCCCAGCGGGTCTGCTATCATAAACCATGGTTCTGGCATACCTTACCTGAGACCATCGATCGGCATGAGAGTTATTTCGTACTCAATTTGTTCCCTTCGACAGGAACACGACACAACGACAGGTTACTTCAGTCGGGTGTTGTTTCATGTTATCCTTCCATCCGGACGTTCGGGAACAAATGCACCAGGAAATTGAGTCGATTTTTCCAACCGGTGGCAACCAGCCAGCTACTACACAGGTTCAGAACGAACTAAATCCCTTCCATTGTGCAACCTTGACCAAACGTCAGGACACAGTTATGTTTTGGACATTGTAGGGCATTCAAGTGTATCATGCGTTACAGGATGGACGGTTTGGCAGAAATAAAgcatacatattttatttttgttatatcGGAGCTTTTATAAGCTGTATGTGAAGGTTACGATAATCATTCAGCAGCTATTAAAGAGTATAAATTAAAGAGAATCttcattttgttattttcattgttaggttattttttaataaatgtatCGCAATCTAATGTACTTAATAAGGTTTTACTTAATGATTCATTCTACATCAGTAGATCATTTTGATTGAAACAAACCCATTCACCTGTATAAGAGACCAGTAACGTATCTAATCATGCTACCTCTTACAAAGTTTCCTATTGTTTCAGTTTTGTCTAATTGTTTAGATGGTTTTTATGAACATTTTTCTAATCCTTAAAATGTACGTGATTTACCTAGAATAACTATCTACtccacgtttttttttatttttgttacttacgctttaaattagttttgttaaaatttacatGTTTACATTACTTTTCCCTTTACGCTGTTTATGTATGCAGTGCTTGCTTTGATAGCAATACCCTGTGGGCAATACATTGCCGCAATGTTTGCAACTTATTTGGAAACATTAAATTACAGCATCGATTGAATATCAACCAATGGTTCGGCTTCCCGCTTCCAGCGCActtacaaacgaaacaaactccATTTATCATTGTGCGCTCAATTCCACTCAATTGACACCAGATTTTACAAAAGATTCGAAACAATTTTTCTGCCCGCCCCGGGTCCCGTGCCCTATTGAACCGTTCCATTCCcgatgggaaggaaaaattgtgcccatttttctcgaaaacttTTTGCACCCCACGCACTACCTCCTCGCGCAAATCTGTTTGGTGAGGTGTTTCGTTCCATTAGGCAAATAGATT
Protein-coding sequences here:
- the LOC128303224 gene encoding cytochrome P450 4C1-like, with translation MCTMLFLILLVFVLFAAYLQWLMKRWQLSQIFEKIPGPKAYPIIGTMYSFFGKKRHEIFYLLDERTRTYPNIHRVWTGMTPEVRISKAEYVEQVIGSSKNIEKATMYRFLHDWLGNGLLTSKGERWHQHRKLITPTFHFNILDGFCDVFAENSQELVEHLQPHADTGKPVNMYPFITKAALDIICETAMGVKVNAQSEGEENDYVKAVCELSRLFVERMVRPWLHLDFIWLRSRFAARYTNALDTVHTYSREVIRDRKAALESAQPNVHPETRDGETFGARKRMAFLDLLLQANQAHNIMNDEDVREEVDTFMFEGHDTTTAGISWVLFLLALHPDIQQRVYEEIESIFPPGDNRPATMQDLNELKLLERCIKEALRLYPSVSFFGRTLSEDIQLGGYQVPAETIVGIHAYHVHRDERFYPDPEKFDPDRFLPENTENRHPYAYIPFSAGPRNCIGQKFALLEEKSIVSTVLRRFRLRSVRTREEQTIMHELITRPRDGILLYLETRKQG